The following coding sequences lie in one Bacteroidota bacterium genomic window:
- a CDS encoding Re/Si-specific NAD(P)(+) transhydrogenase subunit alpha, with protein MKIGILKETKPGEKRVALSPTVAGQLIKNGFEVLVESGAGTASSFEDPVYETAGVKVVSDKSQLISEADVVAKVNPFADDEIAQLKNGQIIFSLMYHLSNPELIQKLNGKGVSAFSMDAIPRISKAQSMDVLSSQSNLAGYKAVLLGANQMTKIFPLMMTAAGTIIPSKVLIFGIGVAGLQAIATAKRLGAQVEATDVRPETKEQAESLGAKFIEVKSDGVKAEGGYAREVSEEYQQKQKEAVNKSLSQADLVITTALIPGRKAPVLITEEQVKLMKYGAVIVDMAAEQGGNCEIAKADEIVFKHGVYVIGTTNLPSTLATNASELYAKNLSTFLQYLATKDGFKWEMEEEITKGTLICHGGNILKS; from the coding sequence GTGAAAATAGGAATACTCAAAGAAACAAAGCCCGGAGAAAAGCGGGTGGCCTTATCGCCTACTGTGGCAGGGCAGTTAATCAAAAATGGATTTGAAGTTTTAGTTGAAAGTGGTGCAGGCACAGCCTCGTCATTCGAAGACCCTGTTTATGAAACTGCAGGTGTAAAAGTGGTGAGCGACAAAAGCCAACTGATTAGTGAGGCTGATGTGGTAGCTAAAGTGAACCCTTTCGCTGATGACGAAATTGCTCAGCTAAAAAATGGACAAATCATTTTTAGTTTGATGTATCATTTATCAAATCCGGAATTGATTCAAAAGCTTAATGGCAAAGGCGTTTCTGCCTTTTCGATGGATGCAATACCACGTATTTCAAAAGCACAAAGCATGGATGTATTAAGCAGTCAAAGTAATTTGGCAGGTTATAAAGCAGTGCTATTGGGTGCAAATCAGATGACCAAAATTTTTCCTTTGATGATGACTGCGGCGGGGACTATTATCCCTTCTAAAGTTTTGATTTTTGGTATTGGTGTAGCAGGATTGCAAGCCATAGCAACGGCCAAACGCCTTGGTGCACAAGTAGAAGCTACCGATGTGAGACCAGAGACCAAAGAGCAAGCAGAAAGTTTGGGAGCAAAATTTATTGAAGTAAAATCGGATGGCGTGAAAGCTGAAGGTGGATATGCCAGAGAAGTTTCGGAAGAGTATCAGCAAAAACAGAAAGAAGCCGTGAACAAATCTTTATCACAAGCCGATTTGGTAATTACCACAGCTCTTATTCCAGGCCGTAAAGCACCAGTGCTTATTACTGAAGAGCAAGTGAAGTTAATGAAATACGGGGCAGTAATTGTAGACATGGCTGCCGAGCAAGGAGGCAATTGCGAAATCGCAAAAGCCGATGAAATCGTATTTAAACATGGAGTATATGTAATAGGAACTACAAATTTGCCCAGCACACTTGCCACAAATGCGAGTGAATTATATGCAAAAAATTTAAGTACTTTTTTACAATATTTGGCTACCAAAGATGGTTTCAAATGGGAAATGGAAGAAGAGATTACCAAAGGAACTTTGATTTGTCACGGAGGAAATATATTAAAGAGTTAA
- a CDS encoding SDR family NAD(P)-dependent oxidoreductase, with translation MNKTALITGASSGIGMATAKLLSTAGYRLILAARREEILQKLASELPSETLVMKLDVRDKAAVFAAIEKLPVEWKEIDILINNAGLASGMSTIDKGDIEDWENMIDTNIKGLLYITRAILPTMVERGNGHIVNIGSIAAKEAYANGNIYCSTKAAVDMLNRNMRIDLLNYPIKVTAIHPGAVETEFSIVRFHGDEERAKKVYQGFESLVGFDVAEAILFAINRPAHVNINELTIMPTAQAVAGVIHRR, from the coding sequence ATGAACAAAACAGCATTAATTACAGGAGCATCATCGGGAATTGGAATGGCTACCGCGAAACTTTTGTCAACCGCAGGTTACCGACTTATTCTCGCTGCCCGCAGAGAAGAAATATTGCAAAAGCTTGCAAGCGAATTGCCTTCAGAAACCCTCGTCATGAAGCTAGATGTGAGGGACAAAGCTGCCGTTTTTGCAGCGATAGAAAAGTTGCCTGTTGAATGGAAAGAAATAGATATATTAATTAATAATGCGGGCCTTGCAAGTGGAATGAGTACCATTGATAAAGGCGATATCGAGGATTGGGAAAATATGATAGATACCAATATTAAAGGACTATTATATATTACCCGAGCAATACTTCCTACAATGGTAGAAAGAGGAAATGGGCATATCGTAAATATTGGTTCAATAGCGGCCAAAGAGGCTTATGCCAATGGAAATATATATTGCTCAACCAAAGCTGCGGTAGACATGTTGAACCGCAATATGCGAATTGATTTATTGAACTACCCCATTAAAGTAACAGCCATACACCCAGGTGCTGTGGAAACGGAATTTTCCATCGTCCGTTTCCATGGAGATGAAGAGCGTGCCAAAAAAGTATATCAAGGTTTTGAAAGTTTAGTTGGCTTCGATGTGGCTGAAGCTATATTATTTGCCATCAACAGACCCGCTCATGTAAATATTAACGAACTCACGATAATGCCCACTGCACAAGCAGTTGCAGGTGTGATTCACAGAAGATGA
- a CDS encoding NAD(P) transhydrogenase subunit alpha, protein MESIINFIGSNIQMFYIVILMIFVGIEVIGKVPAVLHTPLMSGANAIHGVVIIGAIYVMLHTDPDKILPLVLGFLAVVLGTLNVVGGFVVTDRMLEMFKKKK, encoded by the coding sequence ATGGAAAGTATTATAAATTTTATAGGTAGCAACATTCAAATGTTTTACATCGTTATTCTCATGATTTTTGTGGGGATAGAAGTGATTGGTAAGGTGCCAGCGGTACTTCATACACCTTTGATGTCAGGAGCAAATGCGATACATGGCGTAGTTATTATAGGAGCTATATATGTGATGTTACATACTGATCCCGATAAGATACTTCCATTGGTATTAGGATTTTTGGCAGTAGTGTTGGGAACATTAAATGTAGTGGGAGGATTTGTAGTTACAGATAGAATGTTGGAAATGTTTAAAAAGAAAAAATAA
- a CDS encoding lipocalin family protein — translation MKTLFTTTFLLSALFIMSCTKTTKLANRLEGTWNIDAHEYSSTGTQTKTDANAGTFEFKSDGSGVATTPTAAGNFTNTNVSSFYWTNNSQSVTLYMNGGEEHYKVTTNEKKKQVWESVYTITNSSSSGGTPTTNTAIDRYTLSKK, via the coding sequence ATGAAAACACTATTTACTACTACATTTTTATTGTCGGCACTATTTATTATGTCGTGCACCAAAACCACCAAATTGGCCAACAGGCTTGAAGGCACATGGAATATTGATGCCCATGAATATTCGAGCACCGGCACACAAACCAAAACAGATGCCAATGCTGGGACATTTGAATTTAAAAGTGATGGATCGGGCGTTGCTACAACTCCTACTGCTGCAGGAAATTTCACCAATACGAATGTATCTTCATTCTATTGGACTAATAACTCGCAGTCGGTTACACTATATATGAATGGAGGAGAGGAGCATTATAAGGTTACTACCAACGAGAAAAAGAAACAAGTATGGGAATCGGTTTACACCATAACGAATTCGAGCAGCAGTGGCGGGACCCCTACAACCAATACGGCTATAGATAGATATACTCTGTCGAAGAAGTAA
- a CDS encoding T9SS type A sorting domain-containing protein, translating to MKKLFAILFFIAVLFTNYAQAQCSVDTSLKSPGFKPDTIPHAMEQVSYSQVIQFKFPTDTTVFSQKVTFDSLTIKAIDSLPKSITWQCGKPGCTYLGGENGCLTLSGTPPTGTAGKYKMIITVTAHFPMPAPFPYRHQDFANTWNFYVDGANGILVREHTNYMNVSPNPFDQHVNLEIQNEKSEKSRVQIFDVHGRAVYDMNLQLNPGINQVNIDTKIWNSGLYIIKTNGAFAGKIIKM from the coding sequence ATGAAAAAACTATTTGCAATTTTATTTTTTATTGCCGTTTTGTTTACAAATTATGCTCAGGCACAATGTAGTGTAGACACTTCCCTGAAAAGTCCAGGATTTAAGCCTGACACGATTCCTCATGCCATGGAGCAAGTAAGCTATTCCCAAGTAATACAATTCAAATTTCCCACCGACACCACCGTTTTTTCGCAAAAGGTAACTTTCGATTCTCTAACCATTAAAGCTATTGATAGCCTGCCCAAAAGCATTACTTGGCAATGTGGAAAACCTGGTTGCACCTATTTGGGCGGCGAAAATGGTTGCCTCACTTTATCAGGCACACCACCAACTGGAACTGCGGGGAAATATAAAATGATTATCACCGTAACGGCACATTTTCCTATGCCCGCACCTTTCCCTTACAGGCACCAGGATTTTGCAAATACTTGGAATTTCTATGTGGACGGAGCAAACGGCATTTTAGTTCGTGAGCACACAAATTATATGAATGTATCGCCAAACCCGTTCGACCAACACGTGAATTTGGAAATTCAAAATGAAAAATCTGAAAAAAGTCGTGTGCAGATTTTCGATGTGCATGGTAGAGCAGTATATGATATGAATTTGCAATTGAACCCAGGAATTAACCAAGTAAATATCGATACCAAAATATGGAATTCGGGTTTGTATATCATCAAAACAAATGGAGCATTTGCTGGCAAAATTATTAAAATGTGA